A genomic stretch from Argiope bruennichi chromosome 2, qqArgBrue1.1, whole genome shotgun sequence includes:
- the LOC129959997 gene encoding uncharacterized protein LOC129959997 encodes MGLTEIEAAGCREILNYLNEHKVLRIFAWKFGLEDPASIVACLERQRLLKGYGDSSHMTTRQKAIDYIVRDASNPLEILSRQDVRKEHMKKYLESRMMGKEAKGNKAARLKNIILSTWLSSYRVPDEALDNGKAVLLHFLLTLNGEQGTEPLPLRETCEFSSLDFISKRQSGYAGRSGFYHGISEIAKKGNTFRNDIRFFHFDDSDMHIKVRGAGQVRETGLYFYVLLTIIRDQSRNFTLEKAQMVTSIDSENLLINLLHSPQF; translated from the coding sequence ATGGGATTGACTGAAATCGAGGCTGCCGGATGTCGAGAGATTCTAAATTATCTGAACGAACACAAGGTACTAAGAATATTCGCCTGGAAGTTTGGCCTTGAAGATCCAGCTAGCATTGTTGCTTGCTTGGAAAGGCAACGACTTCTCAAAGGGTATGGTGACAGCAGTCACATGACCACAAGACAGAAAGCCATCGATTACATTGTGCGAGATGCCAGCAATCCTTTAGAAATTCTCAGTAGGCAAGATGTTCGAAAGGAACACATGAAGAAATACCTCGAATCTCGCATGATGGGCAAGGAAGCTAAGGGCAACAAAGCGGCGCGTTTGAAAAATATCATCCTCAGCACTTGGCTGTCCTCGTACAGAGTGCCAGACGAAGCCCTAGATAATGGGAAAGCAGTTCTTCTTCATTTCTTGTTGACATTAAACGGAGAACAAGGCACTGAACCTTTGCCCCTAAGGGAAACCTGCGAATTCTCTTCCTTGGACTTCATATCGAAGAGACAATCAGGCTACGCTGGAAGATCAGGTTTTTACCACGGCATATCTGAAATAGCAAAGAAAGGCAATACCTTCAGGAACGATATTCGATTCTTCCACTTTGACGATTCCGATATGCATATCAAAGTGCGAGGTGCAGGCCAAGTGAGGGAGACTGGATTGTACTTCTATGTGCTGTTGACGATCATTCGAGATCAGTCAAGAAATTTCACCCTCGAGAAAGCACAGATGGTTACAAGTATTGACAGTGAAAATTTGCTCATAAATCTCTTGCATAGCCCACAATTCTAA